The sequence AGCAGAAGGTCGTCCGCGAGTTGGTCTTCGCCCTGAAACTCGACCCGAACGAATTCGGGCTGTAAGCTCAGGGGCACGCCCCTCCTATTTTCGCTCTCTCAACTAAGGAGTACCACCATGGCTGTTTCCCTCTCCAAAGGCGGCAACGTCTCCCTCAGCAAAGAAGCCCCTGGTCTCACCGCCGTCAAGATCGGCCTGGGCTGGGATCCCCGCGTGACCGACGGCACCGAGTTCGACCTGGACGGCAGCGTCTTCCTGCTGAACGATGCCGGCAAGGTCCGCAGCGACGCGGACTTCGTCTTCTACAACAACAAGACCTCCGCCGACGGCAGCGTCACGCACGCTGGCGACAACCGCTCCGGCCAGGGGGACGGCGACGATGAAACGGTCGACGTGAACCTCACGGGCGTCCCGGCCGACGTGCAGCGCGTCGCATTCGGCGTGACCATCCACGATGCCGACGCCCGCAAGCAGAGCTTCGGTCAGGTCAGCAACGCCTTCATTCGCGTGCTCAACGCCGCCGACGGCAAGGAAATTGCCCGCTACGACCTGAGTGAGGACTACTCCACCGAAACCGCCATGATTTTCGGTGAACTGTACCGCCACGGCGGCGACTGGAAGTTCAAGGCCATCGGCCAGGGCTACGCCGGCGGCCTCGCGGCCCTCGCCGGGAACTTCGGCGTCAACGTCTGATCCCATCTCCCCTGTTTCAGGCGGGCGCTGCGTTCCTCACTGGATGCGGCGCCCGTCTCCACACCGAGGTCTGCCGCTGATGCCAACGTCCAAAAGAGGGTTCGGTTGAAACTCCAGGCTGGGCAGCGCCTGCCACTGGGCGAACTGGGTCCCGCCCCCCTCCGCATTCACCTGAGCCGCGCCGACCTGCTCATCGCTGTCCGCTGCGGCGGCCAGGTCGAAGAACTGCTTTCCATGCAGTCCCCCCATGGGTCTGGCGTGACCGTCAGCACGGCCAGTCAGGCGGAGTTCCAGCCTTCCGCCCTGCCGGACGTGGTGGATGACGTACTGTTGCTGGCCTGGTCAACTGCAGCGCTGAGTGGCCCGGCACGCATCGGCGCGGCTGACTATGATCTCGCCGACGTGGGCGACGGCGTGGTCTGCGGCGTGTTCGGACGCTTCTACCGCCACCAGGGCCAGTGGAAGTACGCCGCGATGAATGCCGGGTTCCGTGACCTGCCGGGCCTCGCCCAGCATCTCCGGGTCCCCTCCGAGCAGCTGGTACCTGCCGCAGTTCCCTCCCCACGTCCCACATCCGCCACGTCCCCGGTACCGCCCGCACCTTCCGGCGGACTCATGGGCAAGGTACTGGACATGTTGCGCGGCGCGGCGCCCAGCACCTCCGCGCCGACGCCTGCCTCGACTCCGGCTCCAGTAGGCCCCGCCACAACGGCTGGCATCCACAGCACCCTGAGCCTGCGCAAGGAGGCGGTGCGGCTCACCCTGGAGAAAAAAGGCGCAGCGGGAATCCAGGCGCGCGTGATGCTCGTGATGGACGCCAGTGGCTCCATGATGGGTCTGTACCAGCAGGGCAAGGTGCAGGCCGCGCTGGAGCGGCTGGTGCCGGTCGCCATGCAACTCGACGACAACGGGGAGATGGAATTTTTCTACTACGCCTCCCGCTTCTCCAAACAACCGCACCTGACCGCGCAGAACGTCATGGGGCGCATCGGGCGGCGGTATCACAATGCGGACGGGGTCGGGAATAACGAGCCCCCCGTCATGGAAGCGGTCCTGAAAGAACACCGAGCGGAACGCACATCCCTGCCGACGCTGGTGCTGTTCATCACGGACGGCGGCATTGACGGGCACACCAGTCGGAAGATCGAGCAGATCATCAAGGGCAGCGCAGGTGACGCCCTGTTCTGGCAGTTCGTGGGTCTCGGAAACGCCAACTACGGCATCCTGGAGCGTTTCGACACGCTCTCGGGCCGCGCGATCGACAATTCTGGCTTCTTCGCCGTGGATGACCTGGACCGCATCTCGGACGCGCAGCTGTACGACCGGATCCTGAGTGAATTCCCCGACTGGGTCCGCAAGGCGAAAGCCGCGAGGATCCTCCCGTGATCCGCCTCTTCTCCCTGGAGCGTTCATGAGTCAACTCACGCAAGGGCAGCGCCTGCCGCTGGCCCAGCTTGGCCTCAGCCACCAGTTCACCGTGCAGGTCACGTGCGACCTCGCGGACGCCGACTTCACTCTGTTCGGCCTGCAGGGAGGAACCCTCAAGGACGACCGCTGGATGGTGTTCTTCAACCAGACGGCCTCTCCGGACGGCGCGCTCGTGCAGGACGATGCCCAGCGCTTCCGACTGGATCTCGATCGACTGGCGACGAACGTCGACGAGGTGTACCTGACCGCCACGCATGACACCCGGCCGATCAGCGCCGCGACGCGCCTGGACGTGGCGATCGGAACGCACGTGTTCAACGCCCGAACAGCGCTGAAAGACGAGATGGCCGTCATGCTGGTCCGCTTCTACCGTAAGGATGGCGCGTGGCGCCTGGGCACGGTCGCGCAGGGGTTCAATGGCGGCCTGGCCGCGCTGGTGCAGCACTTCGGTGGTGAGGTGGCCGACGACGCGGCACCGACTCCTGCGGCGCCCAGGCCAGCGGCACCGGTCAGCCTGGTCAAGGAGCGGCAGAAGGTGCTGCTCGCCAAGGCGGAAAAGGAGCAGCCGCAGCTGGTGTCGCTGATGAAGGCCGCCTCCGTCAGCCTTGCCAAGCGTGGCCTGGACGAGGCGCGCTATCAGGTCAAACTGGTGCTCGACATCAGCGCGAGCATGTCGAACGAGTACCGCAGCGGCAGCGTGCAGGACCTCGCCAACCGCGCCCTCGCGCTCGCCACGCAGCTCGATGACGACGGCGAGGTCGAGGTGTACCTCTTCGGGATCCGCGCGCACCGCAAG comes from Deinococcus sedimenti and encodes:
- a CDS encoding TerD family protein, producing the protein MAVSLSKGGNVSLSKEAPGLTAVKIGLGWDPRVTDGTEFDLDGSVFLLNDAGKVRSDADFVFYNNKTSADGSVTHAGDNRSGQGDGDDETVDVNLTGVPADVQRVAFGVTIHDADARKQSFGQVSNAFIRVLNAADGKEIARYDLSEDYSTETAMIFGELYRHGGDWKFKAIGQGYAGGLAALAGNFGVNV
- a CDS encoding vWA domain-containing protein; its protein translation is MKLQAGQRLPLGELGPAPLRIHLSRADLLIAVRCGGQVEELLSMQSPHGSGVTVSTASQAEFQPSALPDVVDDVLLLAWSTAALSGPARIGAADYDLADVGDGVVCGVFGRFYRHQGQWKYAAMNAGFRDLPGLAQHLRVPSEQLVPAAVPSPRPTSATSPVPPAPSGGLMGKVLDMLRGAAPSTSAPTPASTPAPVGPATTAGIHSTLSLRKEAVRLTLEKKGAAGIQARVMLVMDASGSMMGLYQQGKVQAALERLVPVAMQLDDNGEMEFFYYASRFSKQPHLTAQNVMGRIGRRYHNADGVGNNEPPVMEAVLKEHRAERTSLPTLVLFITDGGIDGHTSRKIEQIIKGSAGDALFWQFVGLGNANYGILERFDTLSGRAIDNSGFFAVDDLDRISDAQLYDRILSEFPDWVRKAKAARILP
- a CDS encoding VWA domain-containing protein, producing MSQLTQGQRLPLAQLGLSHQFTVQVTCDLADADFTLFGLQGGTLKDDRWMVFFNQTASPDGALVQDDAQRFRLDLDRLATNVDEVYLTATHDTRPISAATRLDVAIGTHVFNARTALKDEMAVMLVRFYRKDGAWRLGTVAQGFNGGLAALVQHFGGEVADDAAPTPAAPRPAAPVSLVKERQKVLLAKAEKEQPQLVSLMKAASVSLAKRGLDEARYQVKLVLDISASMSNEYRSGSVQDLANRALALATQLDDDGEVEVYLFGIRAHRKGTLSLSNACDFVERMRVDLEGGTHYGPVMKLVREDVQRSGKRIPTLVLFITDGGTSNPSSVISLMREMSREAIFWKFMGIEEGRVNFDFLETLDDLTGRAVDNADFFKVKAPIRLPDEELFDLLVNELDSWQRSAKRAGIL